Proteins from a single region of Halorubrum sp. 2020YC2:
- a CDS encoding non-histone chromosomal MC1 family protein, translated as MVREDGKRNFALREEDGSEPSEFSGNMPRQAALKAARTLDPAPSEEEAERTTLRLREKGTQKVHEYKGWAWKDSAPEVDEADDDFWLNDLSDITKANVSKQGIEYLEEE; from the coding sequence ATGGTACGTGAAGACGGTAAGCGAAACTTTGCCCTTCGGGAGGAAGACGGATCGGAACCGAGCGAGTTCTCGGGAAACATGCCGCGTCAGGCGGCGCTCAAAGCGGCCCGAACGCTCGACCCGGCACCCTCTGAAGAGGAGGCGGAGCGGACGACGCTCCGGCTCCGCGAAAAAGGCACCCAGAAGGTCCACGAGTACAAGGGATGGGCTTGGAAGGACAGCGCTCCCGAGGTCGACGAAGCGGACGACGACTTCTGGCTCAACGATCTCAGCGACATCACGAAAGCCAACGTCTCAAAGCAGGGTATCGAGTACCTCGAAGAGGAGTAG
- the hemB gene encoding porphobilinogen synthase produces the protein MDLTDRPRRLRTDAVRPLVTETDLSASDLVAPVFVDATTDERVPIETMPGHERVPVDEAVDRVAEIRETGVETVILFGVPESKDASGSRAYADDGVVQRAIGRISAETDVTVIGDVCLCEYTDHGHCGVIEETAESDPTLTVKNDETLDLLARTAVSQADAGADVVAPSAMTDGQVGAIREALDAAGHEDVAILSYAAKYESAFYGPFRDAADGAPAFGDRRHYQMDPANRREALREARLDAEQGADVLMVKPGLPYLDVVGDLRREFDRPIAAYNVSGEYAMLHAAAEKGWLDLEATALESLTALKRAGADLIVTYFAEDVAEHL, from the coding sequence ATGGACCTCACGGACCGGCCCCGGCGCCTCCGGACCGACGCCGTTCGCCCGCTCGTCACCGAGACCGACCTCTCGGCGTCCGACCTCGTCGCGCCCGTCTTCGTCGACGCGACGACCGACGAGCGCGTGCCCATCGAGACGATGCCCGGCCACGAGCGCGTCCCGGTCGACGAGGCGGTCGACCGCGTCGCGGAGATCCGCGAGACGGGCGTCGAGACCGTGATCCTCTTCGGCGTCCCCGAGTCGAAGGACGCGTCCGGGAGCCGGGCGTACGCCGACGACGGCGTCGTCCAGCGCGCGATCGGCCGGATATCCGCCGAGACCGACGTCACCGTGATCGGCGACGTCTGCCTCTGTGAGTACACCGACCACGGCCACTGCGGCGTGATCGAGGAGACCGCCGAGTCGGACCCGACGCTCACCGTGAAAAACGACGAGACCCTCGACCTGCTCGCGCGCACCGCGGTGTCGCAGGCCGACGCGGGCGCCGACGTGGTCGCCCCTTCCGCGATGACCGACGGACAGGTGGGAGCGATCCGCGAGGCGCTCGACGCCGCGGGCCACGAGGACGTGGCAATCTTGAGCTACGCCGCGAAGTACGAGTCGGCCTTCTACGGCCCGTTCCGCGACGCGGCCGACGGCGCGCCCGCCTTCGGCGACCGCCGGCACTACCAGATGGACCCGGCGAACCGCCGCGAGGCGCTCCGGGAGGCACGGCTCGACGCCGAGCAGGGCGCCGACGTGTTGATGGTGAAGCCCGGCCTGCCGTACCTCGACGTCGTCGGGGACCTCCGGCGGGAGTTCGACCGGCCGATCGCCGCGTACAACGTCTCCGGCGAGTACGCGATGCTCCACGCCGCCGCGGAGAAGGGGTGGCTCGACCTCGAAGCGACCGCGCTGGAGTCGCTCACCGCGCTCAAGCGCGCGGGCGCGGACCTGATCGTCACGTACTTCGCCGAGGACGTGGCCGAACACTTATAA
- a CDS encoding ferredoxin, which produces MYVEFDRDTCVGMYQCVAEWDAFEKNLNDGKADLEGSEEEGEDLFVVEVPDGEEFDAKFAARSCPVDAIEVYDDDGEQVV; this is translated from the coding sequence ATGTACGTCGAGTTCGACCGCGACACCTGCGTCGGGATGTACCAGTGCGTTGCCGAGTGGGACGCCTTCGAGAAGAACCTGAACGACGGGAAGGCCGATTTAGAAGGAAGCGAGGAGGAAGGGGAGGACCTGTTCGTCGTCGAGGTGCCCGACGGCGAGGAGTTCGACGCGAAGTTCGCGGCGCGCTCGTGCCCGGTCGACGCCATCGAAGTGTACGACGACGACGGCGAACAGGTGGTGTAG
- a CDS encoding valine--tRNA ligase, whose protein sequence is MPSGEYDPDAVEPRWQRRWVDEETYAYPDDDPVDPNTVFSIDTPPPTVSGSLHMGHLYGFTLQDFVARFERMNGGETFFPFGYDDNGIASERLTEDELDIRHQDFERREFQAKCREVCANYEEQFTENVQSLGVSVDWNHTYQTIEPRVQRVSQLSFVDLYDQGREYREKAPAIWCPECETAISQVETEDDEQASHFNDIAFSVAGSDDGDGEGDADEFVISTTRPELLPACVAVFVHPDDDENQHLVGESAEVPLFGHEVPIIADERVDRETGSGIVMCCTFGDQNDIEWYQVHDLDLRVAIDESGHMTEVAESYEGLHSSEAGEAIVEDLDEAGALLDRRDITHTVNVHERCGTSVEFLVTEQWYVEMLDKTDEYLEVGREMDWSPEKMFTRYEHWVEGLQWDWLISRQRSSGIPFPVWYCDDCGEVVVAEKADLPVDPLSDDPPVDACPECGGDEFEPEEDVLDTWATSSLTPLINAGWDWDEEAQEFTMEHPELYRFDLRPQGHDIISFWLFHTLVKCYEHTGEVPFEETMINGHVLDENREKMSKSVGNVVEPETVLEEFPVDATRYWAAGTAVGDDFPFKEKDLRAGEKLIRKLWNASKLVESLAPEPFPAEPEDGLRELDRWLLAELDAEVERLTDLLEDRAFSKARDELRSFFWNTFCDDYLEIAKQREDDAAAYTLRTAHRRFLKLFAPLLAHVTEELWHDMYADAAADATDGGAVALADGASDSIHLADWPEPLGVEADRDAGTAATAVVGALRKYKSENQLPLTAALDAVEVYADVRGLEDDITGVMHVDDLSVHPDGDAPVETVITGIDLDYATVGPKYGDQVGDIEAALAQEEYELDGDELRVAGVTLVDDEFAVEEERQYRGEGELLQADGVVVIVRNDA, encoded by the coding sequence ATGCCCAGTGGTGAGTACGACCCCGACGCCGTCGAGCCGCGGTGGCAGCGGCGGTGGGTCGACGAGGAGACGTACGCCTACCCCGACGACGACCCGGTCGATCCGAACACCGTCTTCTCCATCGATACGCCCCCGCCGACGGTATCGGGGAGCCTCCACATGGGCCACCTGTACGGGTTCACCCTTCAGGACTTCGTCGCGCGCTTCGAGCGCATGAACGGCGGCGAGACGTTCTTCCCGTTCGGCTACGACGACAACGGCATCGCCTCCGAGCGCCTGACGGAGGACGAACTCGACATCCGCCATCAGGACTTCGAGCGCCGGGAGTTCCAGGCGAAGTGCCGGGAGGTCTGCGCGAACTACGAGGAGCAGTTCACCGAGAACGTCCAGTCGCTCGGCGTCTCCGTCGACTGGAACCACACCTATCAGACTATCGAGCCGCGCGTCCAGCGCGTCTCGCAGCTATCCTTCGTCGACCTGTATGATCAGGGCCGCGAGTACCGCGAGAAGGCGCCCGCGATCTGGTGTCCCGAGTGCGAGACCGCCATCTCGCAGGTCGAGACCGAGGACGACGAGCAGGCGAGCCACTTCAACGACATCGCGTTCTCGGTCGCCGGAAGCGACGACGGTGACGGCGAGGGCGACGCCGACGAGTTCGTCATCTCGACGACCCGCCCCGAACTCCTCCCGGCCTGCGTCGCCGTCTTCGTCCACCCGGACGACGACGAGAACCAGCACCTCGTCGGGGAGTCCGCCGAGGTCCCGCTGTTCGGCCACGAGGTGCCGATCATCGCGGACGAGCGCGTCGACAGGGAGACCGGTTCCGGCATCGTGATGTGCTGTACGTTCGGCGACCAGAACGACATCGAGTGGTACCAGGTCCACGACTTAGACCTCCGGGTCGCCATCGACGAGTCCGGCCACATGACCGAGGTCGCGGAGTCGTACGAGGGGCTGCACTCCTCGGAGGCGGGCGAGGCCATCGTCGAGGACCTCGACGAGGCGGGCGCCCTGCTCGACCGCCGCGACATCACCCACACCGTCAACGTCCACGAGCGCTGCGGGACGAGCGTCGAGTTCCTCGTCACCGAGCAGTGGTACGTCGAGATGCTCGACAAGACGGACGAGTACCTCGAGGTCGGCCGGGAGATGGACTGGTCCCCGGAGAAGATGTTCACCCGGTACGAACACTGGGTCGAGGGGCTCCAGTGGGACTGGCTCATCTCCCGGCAGCGCTCCTCGGGCATCCCGTTCCCCGTGTGGTACTGCGACGACTGCGGCGAGGTCGTCGTCGCGGAGAAGGCCGACCTTCCCGTCGACCCGCTCTCCGACGACCCGCCCGTCGACGCCTGCCCCGAGTGCGGGGGCGACGAGTTCGAACCGGAGGAGGACGTGCTCGACACGTGGGCCACCTCCAGTCTCACGCCCCTGATTAACGCCGGCTGGGACTGGGACGAGGAGGCCCAGGAGTTCACCATGGAGCACCCGGAGCTGTACCGGTTCGACCTGCGCCCGCAGGGCCACGACATCATCAGCTTCTGGCTGTTCCACACGCTCGTCAAGTGCTACGAGCACACGGGTGAGGTCCCGTTCGAGGAGACGATGATCAACGGGCACGTCCTCGACGAGAACCGCGAGAAGATGTCGAAGTCCGTCGGCAACGTCGTCGAGCCAGAGACCGTGTTAGAGGAGTTCCCCGTCGACGCCACGCGCTACTGGGCCGCCGGTACCGCGGTCGGCGACGACTTCCCGTTCAAGGAGAAGGACCTCCGCGCGGGCGAGAAGCTGATCCGCAAGCTGTGGAACGCCTCGAAGCTCGTCGAGTCGCTCGCGCCGGAGCCGTTCCCGGCCGAGCCCGAGGACGGGCTCCGCGAACTCGACCGGTGGCTGCTCGCCGAACTCGACGCCGAGGTCGAGCGGCTCACCGACCTCCTCGAAGACCGAGCGTTCTCGAAGGCGCGGGACGAGCTCCGGAGCTTCTTCTGGAACACGTTCTGCGACGACTACCTCGAGATCGCCAAACAGCGCGAGGACGACGCGGCCGCGTACACCCTCCGAACTGCGCACCGCCGATTCCTGAAGCTGTTCGCGCCCCTCCTCGCGCACGTCACCGAGGAGCTGTGGCACGACATGTACGCGGACGCCGCGGCGGACGCGACCGACGGCGGAGCGGTCGCGCTTGCCGACGGCGCGAGCGACTCGATCCACCTCGCGGACTGGCCCGAACCGCTGGGGGTCGAGGCTGACCGCGACGCCGGCACCGCCGCGACCGCCGTCGTCGGCGCGCTCCGGAAGTACAAAAGCGAGAACCAACTCCCGCTCACCGCCGCGCTCGATGCGGTCGAGGTGTACGCCGACGTGCGCGGCCTCGAGGACGACATCACCGGCGTGATGCACGTCGACGACCTCTCGGTCCACCCCGACGGCGACGCGCCCGTCGAGACGGTGATCACGGGGATCGACCTCGATTACGCCACGGTGGGTCCCAAGTACGGCGACCAGGTGGGCGACATCGAGGCGGCGCTCGCGCAGGAGGAGTACGAACTCGACGGCGACGAACTCCGCGTCGCGGGCGTCACGCTCGTCGACGACGAGTTCGCGGTCGAAGAGGAGCGACAGTACCGGGGCGAGGGCGAACTGCTTCAGGCGGACGGCGTCGTCGTCATCGTCCGAAACGACGCGTAA
- a CDS encoding quinone-dependent dihydroorotate dehydrogenase, whose amino-acid sequence MGAYDLLKPALFRLPPETAHGLIHRLLGGVQGTPVAAALAERYAVDDERLAVDAFGSTFPNPVGVAAGFDKNAHVPRALASLGFGHVEIGGVTAERQPGNPRPRLFRLPEDEALVNRMGFNNEGADRVGERLDRDPLPDVPVGINIGKSKSTPLAEAPDDYLYTYERVADAGDYFVVNVSSPNTPGLRELQNRAALERILGTLDDAGADPLLVKLSPDLPEPAVADALGVVDDLDLDGVIATNTTTSRPDSLRNHNRAERGGLSGKPIESLATERVRFVAERTDVPVIGVGGVSDAAGAYEKIRAGASLVQLYTGLVYEGPGLARDVNKGLVELLERDGFDSVEDAVGADL is encoded by the coding sequence ATGGGCGCGTACGATCTGTTGAAGCCGGCGCTGTTCCGGCTTCCGCCGGAGACCGCACACGGACTGATTCATCGACTGCTCGGCGGCGTCCAAGGGACCCCGGTCGCCGCCGCGCTCGCGGAGCGGTACGCGGTCGACGACGAGCGGCTCGCGGTCGACGCGTTCGGGTCGACGTTCCCGAACCCCGTGGGCGTCGCCGCTGGATTCGACAAGAACGCTCACGTCCCGCGGGCGCTGGCGTCGCTCGGGTTCGGTCACGTCGAAATCGGCGGGGTCACCGCCGAGCGTCAGCCCGGGAATCCGCGGCCGCGGCTGTTTCGACTCCCGGAGGACGAGGCGCTCGTCAACCGGATGGGGTTCAACAACGAGGGCGCCGACAGGGTGGGCGAGCGCCTCGACCGCGACCCGCTCCCGGACGTGCCGGTCGGGATCAACATCGGGAAGTCGAAGTCGACGCCGCTGGCCGAGGCCCCGGACGACTACCTGTACACGTACGAGCGCGTCGCGGACGCGGGCGACTACTTCGTCGTCAACGTCTCCAGTCCCAACACGCCGGGACTCCGGGAACTCCAGAACCGCGCCGCCTTGGAGCGCATCCTCGGGACGCTGGACGACGCCGGCGCCGACCCGCTGCTCGTGAAGCTCTCGCCGGACCTCCCGGAGCCGGCGGTCGCGGACGCGCTGGGCGTCGTCGACGACCTCGACCTCGACGGCGTCATCGCGACCAACACGACCACGTCGCGCCCGGACTCGCTGCGGAATCATAATCGGGCCGAGCGAGGCGGGCTCTCCGGGAAGCCGATCGAATCGCTCGCGACCGAGCGGGTGCGGTTCGTCGCGGAGCGCACCGACGTCCCGGTGATCGGCGTCGGCGGGGTCTCCGACGCCGCGGGCGCCTACGAGAAGATACGGGCGGGCGCCTCGCTGGTCCAACTGTACACCGGGCTCGTCTACGAGGGGCCGGGACTCGCGCGCGACGTCAACAAGGGACTCGTCGAACTGCTCGAGCGGGACGGCTTCGACTCGGTCGAGGACGCCGTCGGCGCCGACCTGTGA